The Candidatus Pantoea soli genome window below encodes:
- the envZ gene encoding two-component system sensor histidine kinase EnvZ — protein MRRLRFSPRSSFARTLLLIVTLLFVSLVTTYLVVLNFAILPSLQQFNKVLAYEVRMLMTDRLQLEDGTQLEVPPAFRREIYRELGISLYTNAAAEESGLRWAQHYEFLSEQMAQQLGGPTDVRVEVNKNSPVVWLKTWLSPDIWVRVPLTEIHQGDFSPLFRYTLAIMLLAIGGAWLFIRIQNRPLVDLEHAALQVGKGIIPPPLREYGASEVRSVTRAFNQMAAGVKQLADDRTLLMAGVSHDLRTPLTRIRLATEMMGEEDGYLAESINKDIEECNAIIEQFIDYLRTGQEMQTERADLNSVLGEVVAAESGYEREIDNAVMDEELMLDINPLSIKRAVANLVVNAARYGNGWIKVSSGRELNRAWFQVEDDGPGIKPDQLQHLFQPFVRGDSARSTSGTGLGLAIVQRIIDAHEGSLEIGDSERGGLRIRAWLPLPDASSLAPSGHVHS, from the coding sequence ATGAGGCGATTGCGCTTCTCTCCCCGCAGTTCGTTTGCCCGCACCCTGCTTCTGATCGTTACCTTGCTGTTTGTCAGCCTGGTAACGACCTACCTGGTGGTGCTGAATTTCGCCATTCTTCCCAGCCTGCAGCAGTTCAATAAAGTCCTCGCCTATGAAGTCCGTATGCTGATGACCGACCGGCTGCAGCTGGAAGATGGCACGCAGCTGGAAGTACCGCCGGCGTTCCGGCGCGAGATTTATCGCGAACTGGGCATTTCGCTGTACACCAACGCGGCGGCGGAAGAGAGCGGGTTGCGCTGGGCGCAGCATTATGAATTCCTCAGCGAGCAGATGGCGCAGCAGCTGGGCGGGCCGACCGACGTGCGGGTGGAAGTGAATAAAAACTCGCCGGTGGTATGGCTGAAGACTTGGCTGTCCCCGGATATCTGGGTACGCGTCCCGCTTACGGAGATCCATCAGGGCGACTTCTCTCCGCTGTTCCGCTATACGCTGGCGATTATGCTGCTGGCCATTGGCGGGGCGTGGCTGTTTATCCGCATTCAGAACCGGCCGCTGGTTGATCTGGAGCACGCTGCGCTGCAGGTAGGTAAAGGCATCATTCCGCCACCGCTGCGCGAATATGGCGCATCGGAAGTGCGGTCAGTGACGCGCGCCTTTAACCAGATGGCGGCAGGGGTGAAGCAGCTGGCTGATGACCGCACTCTGCTGATGGCGGGCGTGAGCCACGATCTGCGTACTCCGCTGACGCGCATCCGTCTCGCCACGGAAATGATGGGCGAAGAAGATGGCTACCTGGCGGAGTCAATCAATAAAGATATCGAAGAGTGCAACGCCATCATTGAGCAGTTCATCGATTATCTGCGCACCGGCCAGGAGATGCAGACGGAACGCGCCGATCTCAACAGCGTGCTGGGCGAAGTAGTAGCGGCCGAGAGCGGCTACGAACGTGAAATTGACAACGCGGTGATGGATGAAGAGCTGATGCTTGATATCAATCCGCTGTCGATTAAGCGCGCAGTCGCCAATCTGGTGGTCAACGCGGCGCGCTATGGCAATGGCTGGATTAAAGTCAGCAGCGGCAGGGAGCTGAACCGCGCCTGGTTCCAGGTGGAAGATGACGGGCCGGGTATCAAGCCGGATCAGCTGCAGCATCTGTTCCAGCCGTTTGTACGCGGCGACAGCGCGCGCAGCACCAGCGGCACCGGGCTGGGCCTGGCGATTGTGCAGCGGATTATTGATGCGCATGAAGGGTCGCTGGAGATTGGTGATAGCGAACGCGGCGGATTACGCATTCGTGCGTGGCTGCCGCTGCCGGATGCCAGCAGTCTGGCGCCGTCAGGTCACGTGCACAGCTGA
- the yjbE gene encoding exopolysaccharide production protein YjbE has protein sequence MKKTVILLGALVLSSLTQVQAATPAGEAAGAQASTTAKGNSDAIGIGAVGALLGVALATMGGGDHGGSSTSTTTATTPGK, from the coding sequence ATGAAAAAAACCGTTATTCTGCTGGGCGCGCTGGTGCTTTCCAGTCTGACGCAGGTCCAGGCGGCCACGCCGGCAGGAGAAGCAGCAGGCGCACAGGCTTCAACAACAGCAAAAGGTAACTCAGATGCCATTGGCATCGGCGCAGTGGGCGCACTGCTCGGCGTGGCGCTCGCCACCATGGGCGGCGGCGATCACGGTGGCAGCAGCACATCAACCACCACCGCCACGACGCCCGGCAAGTAA
- the greB gene encoding transcription elongation factor GreB, whose product MKTQLITREGYNKLRAEHDHLWNEKRPEITRIVSWAASLGDRSENADYTYNKRLLRQIDRRVRYLRKCLAELKIVDYAPQQEGKVFFGAWVEVENEQGEVKRFRIVGPDEIYGETVKDYISIDSPMARALIKKAVDDEVIVNTPEGQKMWFVNRIDYVKDVP is encoded by the coding sequence ATGAAAACCCAACTCATTACCCGCGAAGGCTATAACAAGCTGCGTGCAGAGCACGACCATCTGTGGAACGAAAAGCGTCCGGAAATCACGCGCATTGTCTCCTGGGCTGCCAGCCTCGGCGACCGCTCCGAAAACGCCGATTACACCTACAATAAGCGTCTGCTGCGCCAGATCGATCGCCGCGTGCGCTATCTGCGTAAGTGCCTGGCCGAGCTGAAAATTGTGGATTACGCCCCGCAGCAGGAGGGGAAAGTCTTTTTTGGTGCCTGGGTAGAGGTGGAAAACGAGCAGGGAGAAGTGAAGCGCTTTCGCATTGTCGGCCCGGATGAGATCTATGGCGAAACGGTCAAAGACTACATCTCGATTGATTCACCGATGGCGCGCGCGCTGATCAAAAAAGCCGTGGATGACGAAGTCATCGTCAATACGCCGGAAGGGCAGAAAATGTGGTTTGTGAACCGTATCGACTATGTGAAGGATGTGCCGTAA
- the hslR gene encoding ribosome-associated heat shock protein Hsp15, with translation MKEKSSEGVRLDKWLWAARFYKTRALAREMIEGGKVHYNGQRSKPSKLVELQAELTLRQGNDERTVIVTAIGDQRRPASEAQHMYAETAASIEKREKTALARKMNALSMPHPDRRPDKKERRDLMKFKLSGDE, from the coding sequence ATGAAAGAAAAATCCAGCGAAGGCGTACGCCTCGATAAATGGCTGTGGGCCGCGCGTTTCTATAAAACCCGTGCGCTGGCCCGCGAAATGATCGAAGGCGGCAAAGTGCACTACAACGGACAGCGCAGCAAGCCGAGCAAACTGGTCGAGCTGCAGGCAGAACTGACGCTGCGCCAGGGCAACGATGAGCGCACGGTGATCGTTACCGCGATTGGCGATCAGCGCCGTCCGGCCAGCGAAGCCCAGCACATGTATGCTGAAACAGCTGCCAGCATTGAAAAACGCGAGAAAACCGCGCTGGCGCGCAAGATGAACGCGCTGTCGATGCCGCACCCGGATCGCCGCCCGGACAAGAAAGAGCGCCGCGATCTGATGAAATTTAAATTGTCGGGCGATGAATAA
- the ompR gene encoding osmolarity response regulator transcription factor OmpR, producing the protein MQENYKILVVDDDMRLRALLERYLTEQGFQVRSVANAEQMDRLLTRESFHLMVLDLMLPGEDGLSICRRLRSQSNPMPIIMVTAKGEEVDRIVGLEIGADDYIPKPFNPRELLARIRAVLRRQANELPGAPSQEEAVIAFGKFKLNLGTREMFREDEPMPLTSGEFAVLKALVSHPREPLSRDKLMNLARGREYSAMERSIDVQISRLRRMVEEDPAHPRYIQTVWGLGYVFVPDGSKA; encoded by the coding sequence ATGCAAGAGAACTACAAAATTCTGGTCGTCGATGATGATATGCGTCTGCGCGCACTGCTCGAACGCTATCTCACCGAACAGGGCTTTCAGGTGCGCAGCGTCGCCAACGCCGAGCAGATGGATCGTCTGCTGACTCGTGAATCCTTCCACTTAATGGTGCTGGACCTGATGCTGCCGGGCGAAGATGGTCTCTCTATCTGCCGTCGTCTGCGCAGCCAGAGCAATCCGATGCCAATCATTATGGTCACCGCCAAAGGCGAAGAAGTGGACCGCATCGTCGGGCTGGAGATCGGTGCCGATGACTACATTCCAAAACCGTTTAACCCGCGTGAACTGCTGGCGCGTATTCGCGCCGTGCTGCGTCGTCAGGCAAATGAACTGCCGGGTGCGCCTTCGCAGGAAGAAGCGGTCATTGCGTTTGGTAAATTCAAACTTAACCTCGGCACCCGCGAAATGTTCCGTGAAGATGAGCCGATGCCGCTTACCAGCGGTGAGTTTGCCGTGCTGAAAGCGCTGGTCAGCCACCCGCGTGAGCCGCTGTCGCGCGATAAGCTGATGAACCTGGCGCGTGGCCGTGAATACAGCGCGATGGAGCGGTCCATCGACGTCCAGATTTCGCGTCTGCGCCGCATGGTGGAAGAGGACCCTGCTCATCCGCGCTACATCCAGACTGTCTGGGGGCTTGGCTACGTGTTCGTTCCGGACGGCAGCAAAGCATGA
- the hslO gene encoding Hsp33 family molecular chaperone HslO has product MSAQDQLHRYLFENVAVRGELVNVSQTWRDVVANHTYPEPVKTLLGELLVATSLLTATLKFDGDITVQLQGDGPLTLAVINGNNRQELRGVARLKEDASIAPGSSLKEMVGNGYLVITISPEKGERYQGVVGLEAETLAGCLEDYFMRSEQLPTRLFIRTSDQGAAGILLQVLPAQEPSMDDFEHLATLTETVKSEELIDLPATDVLWRLYHQEEATVFDPSPVCFRCTCSFERCGEVLKTLPEAEVDEILAEDGKIDMHCDYCGSHYVYDAVDIAAIRKAPSASSDQLH; this is encoded by the coding sequence ATGTCTGCTCAAGATCAACTGCACCGTTACCTGTTCGAAAACGTCGCTGTGCGCGGCGAACTGGTTAACGTATCTCAAACCTGGCGCGACGTCGTGGCCAACCACACTTACCCGGAGCCGGTAAAAACGCTGCTGGGTGAACTGCTGGTCGCCACCAGCCTGCTCACCGCCACGCTGAAGTTTGACGGTGATATTACCGTGCAGCTGCAGGGCGACGGCCCGCTGACGCTGGCGGTGATCAACGGTAACAATCGTCAGGAACTGCGCGGCGTGGCGCGGCTGAAAGAGGATGCCAGCATTGCCCCGGGCAGCAGCCTGAAAGAGATGGTGGGTAACGGCTACCTGGTGATTACCATTTCCCCGGAAAAAGGCGAGCGCTATCAGGGCGTGGTCGGTCTGGAAGCCGAGACGCTGGCAGGCTGCCTGGAAGATTACTTCATGCGTTCTGAGCAGCTGCCGACGCGCCTGTTTATCCGCACCAGTGACCAGGGTGCGGCGGGCATCCTGCTGCAGGTTCTGCCAGCGCAGGAACCGAGCATGGATGACTTTGAGCATCTGGCCACGCTGACCGAAACCGTGAAGAGCGAAGAGCTGATCGACCTGCCGGCAACCGACGTGCTGTGGCGTCTTTATCACCAGGAAGAAGCCACCGTGTTTGATCCTTCACCGGTCTGCTTCAGGTGCACCTGCTCGTTTGAGCGCTGCGGTGAAGTGCTGAAAACGCTGCCGGAAGCCGAGGTGGATGAGATTCTGGCTGAAGATGGCAAGATCGACATGCACTGCGACTACTGCGGTTCGCACTACGTTTACGATGCTGTCGATATTGCGGCTATCCGAAAAGCGCCTTCCGCCAGCAGCGATCAGCTGCATTAA
- the pckA gene encoding phosphoenolpyruvate carboxykinase (ATP), with the protein MRVNGLTSQDLAALGIHDTTEVVYNPDYETLFQEETRPELEGYARGTLTQSGAIAVDTGIFTGRSPKDKYIVRDDTTRDTLWWNDSGNGKNDNQPMSQETWQALKDRCTQQLSGKRLFVIDAFCGANPDTRLSVRFVMEVAWQAHFVKNMFIRPSEEELANFTPDFVVMNAARCTNPDWQAQGLHSENFIAFNLTERMQLIGGTWYGGEMKKGLFAIMNYLLPLKGIASMHCSANVGKAGDVAVFFGLSGTGKTTLSTDPERQLIGDDEHGWDDDGVFNFEGGCYAKTINLSEQAEPEIYRAIRRNALLENVVVRADGSVDYADGSKTENTRVSYPIEHIENIVQPVSKAGHAKKVIFLTADAFGVLPPVSRLTPAQTQYHFLSGFTAKLAGTERGVTQPTPTFSACFGAAFLTLHPTQYSDVLVKRMEAAGAQAYLVNTGWNGSGKRMSLKDTRAIINAILAGELDEAETETLPVFNLQVPVALAGVDNAILDPRRSWESEAAWQQAAQDLAQRFITNFERYTDNDAGKALVQAGPQL; encoded by the coding sequence ATGCGCGTTAACGGCCTGACATCGCAAGACCTTGCCGCTTTGGGCATCCACGACACCACTGAGGTGGTCTACAACCCTGATTACGAGACGCTGTTTCAGGAAGAAACCCGCCCCGAACTGGAAGGTTATGCGCGAGGCACCCTGACGCAGAGCGGCGCCATCGCCGTGGATACCGGCATCTTCACCGGTCGCTCGCCAAAAGATAAATACATTGTGCGTGATGACACCACCCGCGACACGCTGTGGTGGAACGACAGCGGCAACGGTAAAAATGATAACCAGCCGATGTCGCAGGAGACCTGGCAGGCGCTGAAAGATCGCTGCACACAGCAGCTTTCCGGCAAGCGTCTGTTCGTGATTGACGCGTTCTGCGGCGCCAACCCGGATACCCGCCTGAGCGTACGTTTTGTGATGGAAGTGGCCTGGCAGGCGCACTTTGTGAAGAACATGTTCATCCGCCCGAGCGAGGAAGAGCTGGCAAACTTCACGCCGGATTTCGTGGTGATGAATGCCGCCCGCTGCACCAATCCGGACTGGCAGGCGCAGGGACTGCATTCAGAAAACTTCATTGCTTTTAACCTTACCGAGCGCATGCAGCTGATTGGCGGCACCTGGTACGGCGGCGAAATGAAAAAAGGATTGTTCGCCATCATGAACTACCTGCTGCCGCTGAAGGGGATTGCCTCCATGCACTGCTCAGCCAACGTCGGCAAAGCGGGTGATGTCGCGGTATTCTTTGGCCTTTCCGGCACCGGCAAGACCACGCTGTCGACCGATCCGGAGCGCCAGTTGATTGGCGATGACGAACACGGCTGGGATGATGATGGCGTATTCAACTTTGAGGGTGGCTGCTACGCCAAAACCATCAACCTGTCTGAGCAGGCCGAACCCGAAATTTACCGGGCCATTCGTCGCAACGCGCTGCTGGAAAACGTCGTGGTGCGGGCTGACGGCAGCGTAGACTACGCCGACGGCAGCAAAACCGAAAACACCCGCGTGTCCTATCCGATCGAGCACATTGAAAACATCGTGCAGCCGGTCTCAAAAGCGGGCCACGCGAAGAAAGTGATCTTCCTCACCGCTGATGCCTTTGGCGTGCTGCCGCCGGTATCGCGTTTAACGCCTGCGCAGACGCAGTACCACTTCCTGTCTGGCTTTACTGCCAAGCTGGCCGGTACCGAGCGCGGCGTCACGCAGCCAACACCGACCTTCTCTGCCTGCTTCGGCGCGGCGTTTCTGACGCTGCACCCTACGCAATATTCCGACGTCCTGGTGAAGCGGATGGAAGCGGCAGGTGCGCAGGCTTATCTGGTGAATACCGGCTGGAACGGCAGCGGCAAACGCATGTCGCTGAAAGATACCCGCGCCATTATCAATGCGATTCTGGCCGGTGAGCTGGATGAGGCGGAGACAGAAACGCTGCCGGTGTTTAATCTGCAGGTGCCTGTTGCGCTGGCCGGCGTGGATAACGCCATTCTCGACCCGCGTCGCAGCTGGGAGAGCGAAGCCGCCTGGCAGCAGGCTGCGCAGGATCTGGCACAGCGCTTTATCACCAACTTTGAACGCTACACCGATAATGACGCCGGTAAGGCGCTGGTGCAGGCAGGCCCGCAGCTGTAA